One window of Elaeis guineensis isolate ETL-2024a chromosome 11, EG11, whole genome shotgun sequence genomic DNA carries:
- the LOC105053778 gene encoding probable aquaporin PIP2-6, whose amino-acid sequence MSKEVSEEAEQAPPKDYADPPPAPLLDMGELRLWNLYRALIAEYVATLLFLYVTIATVIGYKVQSQNDPCGGVGYLGIAWSFGGMIFILVYCTAGISGGHINPAVTFGLFLARKVSLLRALLYMVAQCLGAICGVGIVKGIMKHPYNSLGGGVNEVASGYSKGTALGAEIIGTFILVYTVFSATDPKRKARDSHVPVLAPLPIGFAVFMVHLATIPITGTGINPARSLGPAVIYNNKKAWDDQWIFWVGPFVGALAAAAYHQYILRAAAIKALGSFRSSHGN is encoded by the exons atgtcGAAGGAGGTGAGCGAGGAGGCGGAGCAAGCGCCGCCGAAGGACTACGCCGATCCACCGCCGGCGCCTCTGCTGGACATGGGAGAGCTCCGGCTGTGGAACTTGTACCGGGCCTTGATCGCCGAGTACGTGGCCACCCTCCTCTTCCTCTACGTCACCATCGCCACCGTCATCGGATACAAGGTCCAGTCCCAGAACGACCCGTGCGGCGGCGTCGGCTACCTCGGCATCGCCTGGTCCTTCGGCGGCATGATCTTCATCCTCGTCTACTGCACCGCCGGCATCTCCG GGGGTCATATTAACCCGGCGGTGACGTTCGGGCTGTTTCTGGCGAGGAAGGTGTCTCTGCTGAGGGCTTTGCTGTACATGGTGGCGCAGTGCCTGGGTGCCATCTGCGGCGTGGGCATCGTCAAGGGGATCATGAAGCACCCCTACAACTCTTTAGGTGGAGGGGTCAACGAGGTCGCTTCCGGCTACTCCAAGGGCACCGCCCTCGGCGCTGAGATCATCGGCACCTTCATCCTCGTCTACACCGTCTTCTCCGCCACCGACCCCAAGCGCAAGGCCCGTGACTCCCACGTCCCG GTCTTGGCTCCGCTTCCAATTGGGTTCGCAGTGTTCATGGTACACCTGGCCACCATTCCCATCACCGGGACCGGCATCAACCCGGCCAGGAGCTTGGGACCTGCCGttatctacaacaacaagaaggCCTGGGACGACCAG TGGATCTTCTGGGTGGGACCGTTCGTGGGGGCGTTGGCCGCGGCGGCGTACCACCAGTACATCCTACGCGCGGCGGCCATCAAGGCGCTGGGTTCGTTCCGGAGCAGCCACGGCAACTGA